The Thermodesulfobacteriota bacterium genomic interval ATCTTCGGTAGCCACTCTTTCTTCTGTTCTTCGGTTCCGTACACCATAATACCCGCAGCCACTGTCATAAAATGGAAAGGAATAGCGGGTACTCTATAGTAGGCCATTACCTCGCTGAAGATGAGCTGCTCAACAGGACCATGCCCCTTCCCACCATATTCTTTTGGCCAGGGCAAGCATAGCCATCCTTTTGCTGCTACCTTCTTTACTACCGATCGGTGATATGCCCAGCCTTCATCCGTTTCTTCAGCAGCGAGACCTCCTATCCAGCCCTCAGGGGCTCTATTTGATTCCTCTTTACAGAACTCCGTAAACTCTTTCCTCAATGCTTCCTGCTCAGGTGTAAACCTGAAGTCCATCTTCACTCTCCTTTTCTATGAACTGGTTTATTTATATGGTTATTCTCCCAACTAATTTGGAGAAAGGGATCCATGATTCAAGGGTTCAAGGATTCAAGTATTTGTAATTTTCAAGTATTTCACTCGAATCCCTGAATCCTTATCATCGATCAACTAATTTGGAGATGATCCTTACATTTAATGGTTTCCTCTGCTGCCACTTTAAGGGAATGCTTTCATCTCCCTAACAACCACTGCGGGGCACCTTTACCTTTGCATCGATGAGCTGTTTGTGGCTGAGACGTAGCAGATTGGCAAGTTTGTGAACTAAGTAATCCTCATGTTTATCAAGCGTTCCATCGGCATAAACAATCTTCCATATCATCTCAATAATATGGATTCTCTCCTCAGTTGAATAATTCTGATTGATAAGGTTTGTAAACTGCCATAGGTCTATACTCTGCTTCAACTCCTTATTTGAAGCTTCAAGAAGTTCGGCAGCATATTCACCAGACAATTGATAGTCTTTTTTCAAAATAGATATAATATCTTCTCGCTCTGTATCACTGAACTCACCATCTATATTAGCCATCTCAAGGAGAATAGCACAGGTTGCCACTCTGATATCATGATAATCTTCTCTTTTTTGATTCCCAGTATCAACCTGTGTGCTTTTCCCGAAAAAATTTTTTACCAGATCGATCAAATTACCTCTCCATTTTATATGGGTTGCAAACTCAGGACTATCATTAACTACCAGGTTATCTATATCTCAATTACCAGATTAAATCCAGTTCTTTTTCACCTTATACCATATTTTTAACGACCTTCCCGATTATCTCCCTTTTTTTGTATGTTACATTTCCCTGACCCAAGATCAATTCCACTGTAGAATGACAATATAAGGGATTAGAGATAAGTTGCAATACCCACCCCCAAGAATCCACGACAAAATTATAACTATTCGTAAATTCCTATATAATAATGTGGCGAATATATTCCCGGGCAGCTCGTTCCCATGAGAAACTACGCCTTATATGGTTTATCCCTTCTGCCAGCATCCTGTAATACAGTTCAGGGGTATCTCTATAGACTCGAACAGCATCTATGATGCTGAGCATAAGCTCATGGGCAATTGATCGAAAAAGAGGGTATCTCTTTCGCTGTTCAACCCGGTCTAACCCTTTGTCTTTTATATCATATCCGGCAAAGTTAATTCCTCTCCAATCATCAACAGCAGATTCTATGTTGTCTCTCTCCCGGAATAGGATTCCGGTGGGTGTGGCCGAGGCGGTATGCCAGTGCTCACTCCTAACCTGGACAGCTCGGGTGAAAGATGGGACAGACCTAAGGGGAACAATTTGCTGGACAACCCCTCCAGTTGCGCGACCAATCCCCACAGTACCATTAAGATAGAATTCGTTAGCCATTCCGAACGGCTCATATAGTGAGGGCATAATCCCATAAGTAGCTCCTTGGAGGACAGCGAAAAAGCCCTCTTGAAACAAAAAGGGAAGCACAAGGACACTTTCAGAAAATCTTTCCGACATCTTTTGCAAGAAGTGCAAACCCTCCAACCCCTCATCTCCCGGGATTGGGAATAAGAAAAATCGTGCTTCCCCCCCTTTTTCTAAAAACTCCGAGATGGCCAATACTGCAACATCATAACCCTTCTGTCGGGGATCATCCCGTCCTGCCATGATAAACCATGGAGAGTCATCTCGTCTTAACCTTTTAAGGTCGCCCCAGATAGGTTTTTCCTTTGAAGGGGAAAATTCATCCAGTGACTTAAGGGCTTCCTTTCTTCTTGTATTCTTCCACTTCCGCACCGGAGTAAAATTGCCCCGCATTATTTCAGCTAAGATATTTTCACTAATCGCAAGGCTTGCAAAAAGACCGTTGTCAACCCCAAAAAGCCTTGGTTTCAGAATGTCTTT includes:
- a CDS encoding TerB family tellurite resistance protein, with product MIDLVKNFFGKSTQVDTGNQKREDYHDIRVATCAILLEMANIDGEFSDTEREDIISILKKDYQLSGEYAAELLEASNKELKQSIDLWQFTNLINQNYSTEERIHIIEMIWKIVYADGTLDKHEDYLVHKLANLLRLSHKQLIDAKVKVPRSGC
- a CDS encoding glycogen/starch synthase; this encodes MSVKLAFVTYETPFAPCGGIAAVMGRLPGYVQKASGLDTIVITPFHYKIEKTSFLDDKIKLMTNINVPFDNKNVRVELYQYNDNRYEWTWYFLKPKDSRFFAGRRHPYDVGETQGEVSGNLLRDSLFFGTATACVLNLIDRTCHWKVMIQDWEAATTVLAMTGRGKNQHLYITLHNSYDSGVTDADLSRVGIDSVSCPGETILQRALPLAERPVFTVSSQFAMDLTEDPLHAEVMAAHLKDILKPRLFGVDNGLFASLAISENILAEIMRGNFTPVRKWKNTRRKEALKSLDEFSPSKEKPIWGDLKRLRRDDSPWFIMAGRDDPRQKGYDVAVLAISEFLEKGGEARFFLFPIPGDEGLEGLHFLQKMSERFSESVLVLPFLFQEGFFAVLQGATYGIMPSLYEPFGMANEFYLNGTVGIGRATGGVVQQIVPLRSVPSFTRAVQVRSEHWHTASATPTGILFRERDNIESAVDDWRGINFAGYDIKDKGLDRVEQRKRYPLFRSIAHELMLSIIDAVRVYRDTPELYYRMLAEGINHIRRSFSWERAAREYIRHIII